The segment TACATATTGAAAAGAGAAATAGCGTCCAATTCCTCATTCGTGAATGGGTGAACAGCTTAGAGGGTAGCGACGATCCAAACGTAACTGCCTGTTGATGAAGAACTTTCGTGCACTAAAAAAGGAGAAGCACGGTCTTCAAGTGGTCGTAGGGACAGGTTCCTTGACCCACATTCACACAAAATGGAGGTAATCCTATGAGCTACATAGAAAATCTACGAAACGTTGTTGGCCACCAACCGCTGATATTAGTGGGAACTGCAGTGGCAGTGATAAACAATGAAGGGGAAATTTTGTTGCAAAAACGTAGGGATGGAGTTTGGGGTGTTCCTGGCGGGTTTATGGAATTAGGGGAATCAACGGAGGAAGCTGGCAGACGTGAGGTTTTAGAGGAAACGGGTTTGGAAATCGGAGGGGGGTTCTAGGGACGTTTAACGAAGGGAATTTCACGAACCTCCCAGTGGTTGTCGATGACACAATCATCACTGCTAAAGGGTCTGCTTTTATAGAATTTGCCTTCGCCTTTGGGGATCGCCTGCAACTGAACTATCAGAAAGAATGGTATCGTTAAGGTGGGTTAGGGCTTTTGGGGCTGTAGGAAACCTCCCTCCCGCCGATGAAGACCTCTTAGTGTTGGAAGCGGACGAAGTGAGGTCTTCATAGAGGCGATGAAGACCTCTGAGAGTTGAAAACAGACGAAGTGAAGTCTTCATAGAACGAATAAAGCGCTACTCTAAGGTATGGCTCGCAGTGCCTGTCCGCCCCAACACCCTCAACTATACTTCAACTTCTTCCCGCCGCTCTTCTTCCACTTCCTGTGCATGATCAATGCCACGATCCCAATCAAAGCTACAAAAAGGATGCTGATGAAAAAACCATTGCGGATGGTCTTTTCTACAAGGGTTCCGCTTATGGCCAATAGCAGAAGGAGCAGCCCAAGTATGGATAAAAGCCTCCCTTTCTCCACTAGCTTAAAAGAAGACAGCAGGATGAATAGCCAGTTATACAATAATAGTAATCCTGCGGCTGTAGTGATAAATTCAAACACCTTTCCTGGAAGGAGGAAGGCACAGATGACGGAAGCTGCCAATCCCCCCATTCCAAGTAACAGGGAAGGAAGCGGCAGTTCCTTAAAGTTTAATTTCTTCTGGAATAGCTTTGGGGCGTCCCCGTCTTTTGCCAATGTAACAAGAAGGGTGGTGACCCCGAAAAGTGCTGCGGTCATGGTTGAGAACCCGGCAATGATGATGGCCCCGTTGAATACATGTGGAAAAAAGGCAAGGTCGTAATTGGTCAGGGCGGTCACAAAGGGACTTTCTTTTTCGGTAAACTTGTCAAAGGAAGCGAGGCTGACGGCAAGCCCTAATGACCCCACATAGAGAACCATTAAGAGGAACATCATGATGGTTCCTGCTTTTAGCGTATCTTCCTTCTTTTTCAGCTGCATGGCCATCAGGCCGATCACT is part of the Sutcliffiella sp. FSL R7-0096 genome and harbors:
- a CDS encoding amino acid permease; the encoded protein is MSKATCSTKQTSSGDLAWWQLSLIGIGCTIGIGFFLGSSLGIKHAGASIILSFLIGATGTYIVYSRLAKMTIQDPQEGSFCYYAGKAFGKWAEFSCGWNYWCSNILIMGSQLTALGLLSQFWFPDVPLWIFSAGYAVLSFFVVMLGTKGFDKMEDLFAIIKIAAILMFIVIALGIFFGWIKGAAGGGSNPGNFPNTIKEWLPMGVKGLWSSLIYAFYAYGGIEVIGLMAMQLKKKEDTLKAGTIMMFLLMVLYVGSLGLAVSLASFDKFTEKESPFVTALTNYDLAFFPHVFNGAIIIAGFSTMTAALFGVTTLLVTLAKDGDAPKLFQKKLNFKELPLPSLLLGMGGLAASVICAFLLPGKVFEFITTAAGLLLLYNWLFILLSSFKLVEKGRLLSILGLLLLLLAISGTLVEKTIRNGFFISILFVALIGIVALIMHRKWKKSGGKKLKYS